One Streptomyces sp. RPA4-2 genomic window carries:
- a CDS encoding ankyrin repeat domain-containing protein — MSTNDPAARLLTAVYEGDKDAVVRLLRSGASPESADAEGGTALYLAAVSDRPDVVRLLLAAGADPDRLSQGTDAPLCGAACGGHTEVVRALLAAGASPDRVEGFGFTALTWAVQQGRAAVVTELLAAGADPDRPGPTREPPIVAAARRGSPGCVRALLQRGARERSAALAEAHRWLAVDVEAALRAGLERTYGPGHPSAVHRYPEDGGITVEVQLLDPAGHPVSGNDQQTGHAAIATLLETSLGIAAPAPELAARALRRADPADDDWTEAATALGLRGDEDTFRAAVLWCRGTDPLRQAFGADVLGRSRAPRSRQVLRELARETGHPVVARAAVAALGRRADPAALPEVLRHAEHPEAAVRAAVADALAGLLAAGHTEGMEQLRALAEDHDTEVRARAAHALTVLRGEN; from the coding sequence ATGAGCACCAACGACCCCGCGGCGCGTCTCCTCACCGCTGTGTACGAGGGTGACAAGGACGCGGTGGTGCGGCTGCTGCGCTCCGGCGCGAGCCCGGAGTCGGCGGACGCGGAGGGCGGGACGGCGCTGTATCTGGCCGCGGTCAGCGACCGGCCGGACGTCGTACGGCTGTTGCTGGCCGCGGGCGCCGACCCGGACCGGCTCAGCCAGGGCACGGACGCCCCACTGTGCGGGGCGGCCTGCGGCGGCCACACGGAGGTCGTACGGGCCCTGCTGGCGGCGGGCGCGAGTCCCGACCGCGTGGAGGGGTTCGGATTCACGGCGCTGACCTGGGCGGTGCAGCAGGGCCGGGCCGCGGTGGTGACGGAACTGCTCGCGGCCGGCGCGGACCCCGACCGGCCGGGACCGACGCGTGAGCCCCCGATCGTGGCGGCGGCCCGCCGCGGCTCTCCCGGCTGTGTCCGCGCCCTCCTCCAGCGCGGAGCGCGGGAACGGTCCGCAGCGCTCGCCGAGGCACACCGCTGGCTGGCCGTCGACGTGGAGGCCGCACTCCGCGCGGGCCTGGAGCGGACCTACGGTCCCGGCCACCCGTCGGCCGTCCACCGCTACCCGGAGGACGGCGGTATCACCGTCGAGGTGCAACTCCTCGACCCCGCCGGGCACCCCGTGTCCGGCAACGACCAGCAGACCGGTCACGCCGCCATCGCCACCCTCCTGGAGACATCCCTCGGCATCGCCGCCCCCGCCCCGGAACTCGCCGCCCGCGCCCTGCGCCGCGCCGACCCCGCCGACGACGACTGGACCGAGGCGGCGACGGCTCTCGGCCTGCGCGGCGACGAGGACACGTTCCGTGCGGCGGTGCTGTGGTGCCGCGGCACCGATCCGCTCCGGCAGGCCTTCGGGGCCGACGTGCTGGGCCGGTCCCGCGCGCCTCGAAGCAGGCAGGTGCTGCGCGAACTCGCCCGCGAGACCGGGCATCCCGTGGTCGCGCGAGCCGCCGTCGCCGCTCTGGGCCGCCGCGCGGACCCGGCCGCGCTCCCCGAGGTCCTGCGCCACGCGGAGCACCCGGAGGCCGCGGTGCGCGCGGCGGTCGCCGACGCGCTGGCCGGACTGCTGGCCGCCGGCCACACCGAGGGCATGGAACAACTCCGCGCCCTGGCCGAGGACCACGACACCGAGGTCCGCGCACGGGCGGCACACGCGCTGACGGTGCTGCGCGGGGAGAACTGA
- a CDS encoding SDR family oxidoreductase: MSGPLLCRERVVIVTGAGRGLGRAHALAYAAEGARIVVNDLGVGLDGSPGADGPAARVVAEIRAAGGEAVAHAGDVATTEGAASLVRTALETYGRLDTLVNNAGFLRDRMLVNLDEEDWDAVLRVHLKGHFLPLKHAAAHWRAEAKAGRTPRARVVNTSSGAGLLGSLGQGNYSAAKAGIIGLTLVAAAELGRYGVQVNAIAPAARTRMTERAFAQAMAAPDAGSFDAMAPENVSPLVVWLGADASAGVTGRVFETEGGRITVMEGWRPGPGADGGARRSPSEAGDTALELLARAQEPGAVYGAGGAAGESAGGR, translated from the coding sequence ATGAGCGGACCGCTGTTGTGCCGGGAACGGGTCGTGATCGTCACCGGCGCGGGGCGCGGACTCGGCCGGGCGCACGCGCTCGCGTACGCCGCCGAGGGCGCGCGGATCGTCGTGAACGACCTCGGGGTCGGGCTGGACGGCTCGCCGGGTGCGGACGGCCCGGCCGCGCGGGTCGTGGCGGAGATCCGCGCGGCGGGCGGCGAAGCGGTGGCCCACGCGGGCGACGTCGCCACCACCGAGGGTGCCGCGTCCCTGGTGCGCACCGCCCTGGAGACGTACGGACGCCTCGACACCCTCGTCAACAACGCGGGCTTCCTGCGTGACCGGATGCTCGTCAACCTCGACGAGGAGGACTGGGACGCCGTCCTGCGCGTCCACCTCAAGGGCCACTTCCTGCCGCTGAAGCACGCGGCGGCGCACTGGCGGGCGGAGGCGAAGGCGGGGCGGACGCCCCGGGCCCGGGTCGTCAACACGAGCAGCGGGGCCGGGCTGCTGGGCTCGCTCGGGCAGGGCAACTACAGCGCCGCCAAGGCCGGGATCATCGGGCTGACCCTGGTCGCCGCCGCCGAGTTGGGGCGTTACGGCGTCCAGGTCAACGCGATCGCGCCCGCGGCTCGCACCCGGATGACCGAACGCGCCTTCGCCCAGGCGATGGCGGCACCGGACGCCGGTTCCTTCGACGCGATGGCGCCCGAGAACGTGTCGCCGCTGGTCGTGTGGCTGGGGGCGGACGCGAGCGCAGGCGTCACCGGACGCGTCTTCGAGACCGAAGGGGGCCGTATCACCGTCATGGAGGGCTGGCGGCCGGGGCCGGGCGCGGACGGCGGTGCCCGCCGGAGCCCCTCCGAGGCCGGTGACACGGCCCTGGAACTCCTGGCGCGCGCGCAGGAGCCCGGCGCGGTGTACGGAGCGGGCGGCGCGGCGGGGGAGTCGGCGGGAGGCCGCTGA
- a CDS encoding SDR family oxidoreductase: MDLGGRTVVVTGGTRGVGAGIARAFVEAGAKVLVCARRPPEVPVAGTEFVPVDLRDPPAVHTFFDALPRLDVLVNNAGGAPYRPLAEAGAERHARVIELNLVAPLTASLAAYAHLRRAGGSIVMIGSVSGTRPSPGSAAYGAAKAGLENLARSMAVEWAPDIRVNTLVVGMVRTELSHLHYGGEQGVTAVSRTVPLGRLADPSDVGGAAVFLASDAAAYISGASLLVHGGGERPAFLDAATVNRADPTYQED; encoded by the coding sequence ATGGATCTCGGCGGGCGGACCGTCGTCGTCACCGGCGGGACCCGCGGGGTCGGGGCCGGGATCGCGCGGGCCTTCGTCGAGGCGGGCGCGAAGGTGCTGGTCTGCGCGCGCAGACCCCCCGAAGTACCCGTCGCCGGGACGGAGTTCGTCCCGGTCGACCTGCGTGACCCGCCCGCCGTGCACACCTTCTTCGACGCGCTGCCCCGGCTCGACGTACTGGTCAACAACGCCGGCGGCGCCCCGTACCGCCCCCTGGCCGAAGCCGGCGCCGAGCGGCACGCGCGCGTGATCGAGCTCAACCTCGTTGCGCCGCTGACCGCCTCGCTCGCCGCGTACGCGCACCTCAGGCGGGCCGGGGGCTCGATCGTGATGATCGGCAGTGTGAGCGGGACGCGCCCGTCGCCCGGTTCGGCGGCGTACGGGGCGGCCAAGGCGGGCCTGGAGAACCTGGCCCGTTCGATGGCCGTCGAGTGGGCCCCCGACATCAGGGTCAACACCCTCGTCGTCGGCATGGTCCGCACCGAGCTGTCCCACCTCCACTACGGCGGCGAGCAGGGCGTCACCGCCGTCTCCCGGACCGTCCCGCTCGGCCGTCTCGCCGACCCGTCCGACGTCGGCGGGGCCGCCGTCTTCCTCGCGTCGGACGCCGCCGCCTACATCAGCGGGGCCTCGCTCCTCGTCCACGGGGGAGGGGAGCGGCCCGCCTTCCTCGACGCCGCGACCGTCAACAGGGCCGATCCGACCTACCAGGAGGACTGA
- a CDS encoding enoyl-CoA hydratase family protein yields MGVSTSSPEKRISVVTVDFPPVNALPVRGWFDLADAVRAAGRDPGTRCVVLTAAGRGFNAGVDIKEMQREARETGGHHALVGANRGCFEAFAAVYECEVPVVAAVHGFCLGGGIGLVGNADAIVASEDATFGLPELDRGALGAATHLARLVPGHLMRALYYTARTATAAELHAHGSVWKVVRREELRDAALELAREIAAKDGELIRLAKAALNGIDPVDVRRSYRFEQGFTFEANLSGVADRVRDTFGRQAAEAATGTRRPASE; encoded by the coding sequence ATGGGTGTCTCCACCTCGTCCCCGGAAAAACGGATCTCCGTCGTCACGGTCGACTTCCCGCCGGTGAACGCGCTGCCGGTGCGCGGCTGGTTCGACCTCGCCGACGCCGTGCGCGCCGCGGGCCGCGACCCAGGAACACGGTGTGTCGTACTGACGGCCGCCGGGCGCGGTTTCAACGCGGGCGTGGACATCAAGGAGATGCAGCGGGAGGCCCGGGAGACCGGGGGCCACCACGCACTCGTCGGGGCGAACCGCGGCTGCTTCGAGGCCTTCGCCGCGGTCTACGAGTGCGAGGTGCCGGTCGTCGCGGCGGTCCACGGATTCTGTCTGGGCGGCGGGATCGGCCTGGTGGGGAACGCGGACGCGATCGTGGCGAGCGAGGACGCCACCTTCGGGCTGCCCGAGCTGGACCGCGGCGCCCTCGGCGCGGCCACCCACCTGGCCCGTCTGGTCCCGGGGCACCTGATGCGCGCCCTGTACTACACCGCGCGCACGGCGACCGCGGCCGAGCTGCACGCGCACGGCTCGGTGTGGAAGGTCGTACGGCGCGAGGAGCTCCGGGACGCCGCCCTGGAGCTGGCACGCGAGATAGCCGCCAAGGACGGCGAGTTGATCAGGCTCGCCAAGGCCGCCCTCAACGGCATCGACCCCGTGGACGTGCGCCGCAGCTACCGCTTCGAACAGGGCTTCACCTTCGAGGCGAACCTCAGCGGAGTGGCCGACCGCGTCCGCGACACGTTCGGCCGACAGGCCGCGGAGGCGGCCACGGGGACCAGGAGGCCTGCCAGTGAGTGA
- a CDS encoding CoA transferase subunit A, with protein MSDKTMSADEAVARLESGMTLGIGGWGSRRKPMALVRALLRTGISDLTVVSYGGPDVGLLAAAGRIRKLVTAFTTLDSIPLEPHYRAARESGAFELTEVDEAMFMWGLHAAANRLPFLPVRAGIGSDVMRVNPGLRTVTSPYEDGETFVAMPALRLDAALVHMNRADRAGNGQYLGPDPYFDDLFCEAADTAYVSCEQLVDHLGTAALSKDAAPQTLLLNRSSVTGVVETPNGAHFTSCAPDHPRDEPFQKLYATTPYDRFAERFLAGDEDAYQSAVRTWHKERR; from the coding sequence GTGAGTGACAAGACCATGTCGGCGGACGAGGCCGTCGCCCGCCTTGAGAGCGGGATGACGCTGGGCATCGGCGGCTGGGGTTCACGCCGCAAGCCGATGGCCCTGGTCAGAGCGCTGCTTCGGACCGGGATCTCCGATCTCACCGTCGTGTCGTACGGCGGCCCGGACGTCGGGCTGCTCGCCGCCGCCGGACGCATCCGCAAGCTGGTCACCGCCTTCACCACCCTCGACTCCATCCCGCTCGAACCGCACTACCGCGCGGCGCGCGAGAGCGGCGCCTTCGAGCTGACGGAGGTCGACGAGGCGATGTTCATGTGGGGCCTGCACGCCGCCGCGAACCGCCTCCCCTTCCTGCCGGTGCGCGCGGGGATCGGCTCGGACGTGATGCGGGTCAACCCCGGCCTGCGGACCGTCACTTCCCCCTACGAGGACGGGGAGACGTTCGTCGCCATGCCCGCCCTCCGCCTGGACGCGGCCCTGGTCCACATGAACCGCGCGGACCGCGCGGGCAACGGCCAGTACCTGGGCCCGGACCCGTACTTCGACGATCTGTTCTGCGAGGCGGCCGACACGGCGTACGTCTCCTGCGAGCAGCTCGTCGACCACCTCGGCACCGCCGCGCTCAGCAAGGATGCCGCGCCGCAGACGCTGCTGCTGAACCGGTCGAGCGTGACGGGTGTCGTCGAGACGCCGAACGGCGCGCACTTCACCTCCTGCGCCCCCGATCACCCGCGCGACGAACCCTTCCAGAAGCTGTACGCCACCACGCCGTACGACCGGTTCGCCGAGCGTTTCCTCGCCGGTGACGAAGACGCGTACCAGTCCGCCGTGCGGACCTGGCACAAGGAGCGGCGATGA
- a CDS encoding CoA-transferase subunit beta translates to MSPIPAVTRAEYCVIACAEAWRDNGEVLASPMGTIPSIGARLARRTFSPDLLMTDGEALLVGLDGTPEGWLPYRRHLTTVTGGRRHVMMGASQIDRFGNQNISCVGDWARPRRQLLGVRGAPVNTLNNPTSYWIPKHSRRVFVAQVDMVCGVGYDRAAAAGPSATRFHRIPRVVSDLGVLDFATPDHSMRLASLHPGVTVEEVREATGFELSVAAEVPYTREPTPLELELIRTVIDPGGARDREVAGPTPRAGEAGH, encoded by the coding sequence ATGAGCCCGATCCCCGCGGTCACCCGCGCCGAGTACTGCGTGATCGCCTGCGCCGAGGCCTGGCGGGACAACGGCGAGGTGCTCGCCAGCCCCATGGGCACGATCCCGTCCATCGGCGCCCGCCTCGCCCGGCGCACCTTCTCCCCCGACCTGCTGATGACCGACGGCGAGGCCCTGCTGGTCGGCCTCGACGGCACCCCTGAGGGCTGGCTGCCGTACCGCCGGCATCTCACCACGGTGACCGGAGGGCGCCGGCACGTGATGATGGGCGCGAGCCAGATCGACCGCTTCGGCAACCAGAACATCTCCTGCGTCGGGGACTGGGCCCGGCCGCGGCGCCAGCTGCTCGGCGTGCGCGGGGCGCCCGTCAACACCCTGAACAACCCGACCAGTTACTGGATCCCGAAGCACTCCCGGCGGGTCTTCGTCGCGCAGGTCGACATGGTGTGCGGGGTGGGGTACGACCGGGCCGCCGCCGCGGGCCCGAGCGCCACCCGCTTCCACCGCATCCCTCGTGTGGTGAGCGACCTCGGCGTCCTGGATTTCGCCACGCCCGACCACTCCATGCGCCTGGCCTCACTGCATCCGGGCGTCACCGTGGAGGAGGTGCGGGAGGCCACGGGCTTCGAGCTGTCCGTGGCCGCCGAGGTGCCGTACACCCGCGAACCGACTCCGCTGGAGCTGGAACTGATCCGTACGGTGATCGACCCGGGCGGTGCCCGGGACCGCGAGGTCGCGGGGCCGACCCCGCGCGCCGGGGAGGCCGGGCACTGA
- a CDS encoding nitronate monooxygenase family protein gives METALTRLVGVRHPVVQTGMGWVAGPRLVSATANAGALGVLASATMTLDHLRDAVREVKSRTDAPFGVNLRADAGDAGERVRIIVEEGVRVASFALAPSRELIAELKEAGVVVVPSVGARRHAEKVAAWGADAVIVQGGEGGGHTGEVATTVLLPQVVDAVDIPVVAAGGFHDGRGLVAALAYGAAGIAMGTRFLLTSDSTVPDAVKAAYLAAAVGDVTVTRAVDGLPHRMLRTEFVGSLERAGRARALVWAVRRAASFRRVSGLSWPRMVRDGLAMRHGRDLTWSQVLLAANTPMLLKAAMVDGRTDLGVMASGQVAGVIEDLPSCAELVEGLMSQAETVLQGLQGPQGPQENRDLRDLRGLSAHTGRARSGARPADDRDAERP, from the coding sequence ATGGAGACCGCGCTCACCCGTCTCGTCGGCGTCCGTCACCCGGTCGTGCAGACCGGCATGGGGTGGGTCGCGGGGCCCCGGCTGGTCTCCGCCACGGCGAACGCGGGCGCGCTGGGCGTCCTGGCCTCGGCGACGATGACCCTCGACCACCTGCGGGACGCGGTGCGGGAGGTCAAGTCCCGTACGGACGCGCCGTTCGGGGTGAATCTGCGGGCCGACGCGGGGGACGCGGGCGAACGGGTGCGGATCATCGTCGAGGAGGGGGTGCGGGTCGCGTCGTTCGCCCTCGCGCCCTCCCGTGAGCTGATCGCCGAGCTGAAGGAGGCGGGGGTGGTCGTCGTGCCCTCCGTCGGGGCGCGCCGGCACGCGGAGAAGGTGGCCGCGTGGGGCGCGGACGCGGTGATCGTGCAGGGCGGCGAGGGCGGCGGACACACCGGCGAGGTGGCGACGACGGTGCTGCTGCCGCAGGTGGTGGACGCCGTGGACATCCCGGTGGTGGCGGCGGGCGGTTTCCACGACGGGCGGGGGCTGGTCGCGGCGCTGGCCTATGGCGCGGCGGGCATCGCGATGGGGACGCGCTTCCTGCTCACCTCCGACTCCACCGTCCCGGACGCGGTGAAAGCGGCGTATCTGGCGGCGGCGGTCGGGGACGTCACGGTCACGAGAGCCGTCGACGGACTGCCGCACCGCATGCTGCGTACGGAGTTCGTCGGCTCCCTGGAGCGGGCCGGCCGTGCGCGCGCGCTCGTTTGGGCGGTGCGCCGGGCGGCGTCCTTCCGGCGGGTGTCCGGTCTTTCCTGGCCCCGGATGGTCCGTGACGGCCTCGCCATGAGGCACGGCAGGGACCTGACCTGGAGCCAGGTGCTGCTCGCCGCGAACACGCCGATGCTCCTCAAGGCGGCGATGGTGGACGGGCGTACGGATCTGGGGGTGATGGCGTCGGGGCAGGTCGCGGGGGTGATCGAGGATCTGCCGTCGTGCGCGGAGCTGGTCGAGGGCCTGATGTCGCAAGCGGAGACGGTTCTCCAGGGGCTTCAGGGGCCCCAGGGGCCCCAGGAAAACCGGGACCTCCGGGACCTCCGGGGTCTTTCCGCGCACACCGGGCGTGCGCGCTCCGGTGCACGCCCGGCGGACGACCGGGACGCCGAGCGTCCGTGA
- a CDS encoding acetyl-CoA C-acetyltransferase, with amino-acid sequence MAEAYIVEAVRTPVGRRGGGLSAVHPADLGAHVLRALVERSGVDPAAVEDVVLGCLDTVGPQAGDIARTCWLAAGLPEEVPGVTVDRQCGSSQQAVHFAAQAVLSGTQDLVVAGGVQNMSLIPIAFASRRAAEPLGLTDGPFAGSEGWRARYGDRPVNQFHGAELIAAKWGISRRDQEEFALRSHERALRALDEGRFVRETVPYREVTADEGPRRDTSLERMAALAPVVEGGTITAACSSQVSDGAAAMLLASERAVREHGLTPRARVHHLSARGEDPIRMLSAPIPATAYALKKTGMSLGDIDLVEINEAFAPVVLAWLKETGADPAKVNVNGGAIALGHPLGATGVKLMTTLLHELERTGGRFGLQTMCEGGGQANVTIIERL; translated from the coding sequence ATGGCCGAGGCCTACATCGTCGAAGCGGTCCGCACGCCCGTCGGGCGGCGCGGGGGAGGCCTCAGCGCCGTCCACCCGGCCGACCTCGGCGCGCACGTCCTCAGGGCGCTGGTCGAGCGCTCCGGAGTGGACCCCGCCGCCGTCGAGGACGTCGTCCTCGGCTGCCTGGACACCGTGGGACCACAGGCCGGGGACATCGCCCGCACCTGCTGGCTGGCGGCCGGACTCCCCGAGGAGGTACCGGGCGTCACCGTCGACCGGCAGTGCGGTTCCTCCCAGCAGGCCGTGCACTTCGCGGCCCAGGCGGTCCTGTCCGGCACCCAGGACCTGGTGGTCGCGGGCGGCGTCCAGAACATGAGCCTGATCCCCATCGCCTTCGCCTCCCGCCGGGCCGCCGAGCCCCTCGGCCTCACCGACGGCCCCTTCGCCGGCAGCGAGGGCTGGCGGGCGCGGTACGGCGACCGGCCCGTCAACCAGTTCCACGGCGCCGAACTCATCGCCGCCAAGTGGGGCATCAGCCGCCGCGACCAGGAGGAGTTCGCGCTGCGCTCCCACGAGCGGGCCCTGCGCGCCCTCGACGAGGGCCGCTTCGTACGCGAGACCGTCCCCTACCGTGAGGTCACGGCCGACGAGGGCCCGCGCCGGGACACCTCACTGGAGAGGATGGCCGCCCTCGCACCGGTCGTCGAGGGCGGCACCATCACCGCCGCCTGCTCCTCCCAGGTCTCCGACGGCGCCGCCGCGATGCTGCTCGCCTCCGAGCGGGCGGTACGCGAACACGGTCTGACCCCGCGGGCCCGCGTCCACCACCTCTCCGCGCGGGGCGAGGACCCGATCCGTATGCTGTCGGCGCCCATCCCGGCCACCGCGTACGCCCTGAAGAAGACCGGCATGTCCCTCGGGGACATCGACCTCGTCGAGATCAACGAGGCCTTCGCCCCGGTCGTCCTGGCCTGGCTGAAGGAGACCGGCGCCGACCCTGCGAAGGTCAACGTCAACGGCGGCGCGATCGCCCTCGGCCACCCGCTCGGCGCCACCGGCGTGAAGCTGATGACGACGCTTCTGCACGAACTGGAGCGCACGGGCGGCCGGTTCGGCCTGCAGACCATGTGCGAGGGCGGCGGCCAGGCGAACGTGACGATCATCGAACGCCTCTGA
- a CDS encoding TetR/AcrR family transcriptional regulator, producing MPTKKKSQVTATPERRRELLGLAAEVFAEQGYNATTVRRIADQAGMLAGSLYYHFDSKESMLEEILRTFLDELWDGYDTVLAAELGPRETLEALVTESFREIDRHRAAVAIYQKESRHLAAQQRFAFLAESQRNFEKAWLSTLERGVAAEAFRSDLDIRLTYRFVRDTVWVAASWYRPGGQHSPEEIARQYLSMVLDGISVRP from the coding sequence GTGCCTACCAAGAAGAAGTCCCAGGTGACCGCCACCCCGGAGCGGCGCCGCGAACTCCTCGGCCTCGCCGCCGAGGTCTTCGCCGAGCAGGGCTACAACGCCACCACCGTACGCAGGATCGCGGACCAGGCCGGGATGCTCGCGGGCAGTCTCTACTACCACTTCGACTCCAAGGAATCGATGCTGGAGGAGATCCTGCGGACCTTCCTCGACGAGCTCTGGGACGGCTACGACACCGTCCTCGCCGCCGAACTCGGCCCCCGGGAAACCCTGGAGGCACTGGTCACCGAGTCCTTCCGGGAGATCGACCGGCACCGGGCCGCCGTCGCGATCTACCAGAAGGAGTCCCGGCACCTCGCCGCCCAGCAGCGCTTCGCGTTCCTCGCCGAATCACAGCGCAACTTCGAGAAGGCCTGGCTGAGCACGCTGGAGCGCGGCGTCGCCGCCGAGGCCTTCCGGTCCGACCTCGACATCCGGCTCACCTACCGGTTCGTGCGCGACACCGTCTGGGTCGCCGCGTCCTGGTACCGGCCCGGCGGACAGCACAGCCCGGAGGAGATCGCCCGGCAGTACCTGTCGATGGTGCTGGACGGGATCTCCGTACGCCCCTAG
- a CDS encoding SDR family oxidoreductase has product MSDVETPAYEPGHGLLKGRTAVVTAAAGAGIGGATARRFLEEGARVVISDAHVRRLKESEAALAAEFGAGNVSALPCDVRDEEQVQALFARTDELHGGLDVVVNNAGLGGTSALVDMTDAQWSKVLDVTLGGTFRCTRAALRHFKERSGGGVIVNNASVVGWRAQAGQAHYAAAKAGVMALTRCAAIEAAAYGVRVNAVSPSLAMHPHLAKVTTPELLEELTRREAFGRYAQPWEVANVIVFLASGYSSYMTGEVVAVSSQRA; this is encoded by the coding sequence ATGAGCGACGTCGAGACTCCCGCCTACGAACCCGGGCACGGGCTGCTGAAGGGACGCACCGCCGTCGTCACCGCCGCCGCCGGCGCGGGCATCGGCGGGGCCACGGCGCGCAGGTTCCTCGAGGAGGGCGCGCGGGTGGTCATCAGCGACGCGCACGTCCGCCGCCTCAAGGAGAGCGAGGCGGCCCTGGCCGCCGAGTTCGGCGCCGGGAACGTCTCCGCGCTGCCCTGCGACGTGAGGGACGAAGAACAGGTGCAGGCCCTGTTCGCGCGGACGGACGAGCTCCACGGCGGCCTGGACGTCGTCGTCAACAACGCCGGTCTCGGCGGCACCTCGGCCCTGGTCGACATGACCGACGCACAGTGGTCGAAGGTCCTCGACGTGACCCTGGGCGGCACCTTCCGGTGCACCCGCGCCGCACTGCGGCACTTCAAGGAGCGGTCCGGCGGCGGCGTGATCGTGAACAACGCCTCCGTCGTCGGCTGGCGCGCCCAGGCGGGCCAGGCGCACTACGCCGCCGCCAAGGCCGGGGTCATGGCGCTCACCCGCTGCGCGGCGATCGAGGCCGCCGCCTACGGGGTCCGGGTCAACGCGGTGTCCCCGAGCCTCGCCATGCACCCACACCTCGCGAAGGTGACCACCCCCGAACTCCTGGAGGAACTGACGCGCCGTGAGGCCTTCGGCCGGTACGCGCAACCCTGGGAAGTGGCCAACGTGATCGTGTTCCTGGCGTCCGGCTACTCCTCGTACATGACCGGCGAAGTCGTCGCCGTCAGCAGCCAGCGTGCCTAG
- a CDS encoding acyl-CoA dehydrogenase family protein produces the protein MDLTHSPADEAFRAEARAWLTAHVPSVLLPSLETEEGFAAHRAWEAELAADRWSVVSWPAAYGGRDADIVRWLVFEEEYYAAGAPGRVTQNGINLLAPSLFEHGTPGQRARVLPSMATGEVVWAQAWSEPEAGSDLASLTSRAVRADGGWLLSGQKTWSSRAAFADRAFGLFRSDPDTPKPHQGLTYLMFGLRDPGVTVRPIGRLDGKPAFAEIFLDEVFVPDEDVIGEPGEGWRIAMSTAGDERGLRLRSPGRFLAAADRLFALWRGRDSPAWAADRVAEAVIGARAYQLFAYALASRFLNGEAIGPEASLNKVFWSEYDIALHETALDLLGQEGETADTDWSEGYVFSLAGPIYAGTNEIQRDIVAERLLGLPKGRR, from the coding sequence ATGGATCTCACGCACTCCCCCGCCGACGAGGCGTTCCGCGCCGAGGCCCGGGCCTGGCTCACCGCGCATGTGCCGAGCGTCCTGCTCCCCTCCCTGGAGACCGAGGAGGGTTTCGCCGCCCACCGCGCGTGGGAGGCCGAACTGGCCGCGGACCGCTGGTCGGTGGTGTCCTGGCCGGCGGCGTACGGCGGCCGGGACGCGGACATCGTGCGCTGGCTGGTGTTCGAGGAGGAGTACTACGCGGCGGGCGCGCCGGGCCGTGTCACCCAGAACGGCATCAACCTGCTGGCGCCCTCCCTCTTCGAGCACGGCACACCGGGGCAGCGCGCCCGGGTGCTGCCCTCCATGGCCACCGGTGAGGTCGTCTGGGCGCAGGCCTGGTCCGAGCCGGAGGCCGGGTCCGACCTGGCGTCCCTCACCTCCCGCGCGGTGCGGGCCGACGGGGGCTGGCTGCTGAGCGGCCAGAAGACCTGGTCGTCGCGTGCCGCCTTCGCCGACCGCGCGTTCGGGCTGTTCCGCAGCGACCCCGACACGCCGAAACCCCACCAGGGGCTGACCTATCTGATGTTCGGCCTGCGGGACCCCGGCGTCACGGTCCGGCCGATCGGCCGGCTCGACGGGAAGCCTGCCTTCGCCGAGATCTTCCTGGACGAGGTCTTCGTCCCCGACGAGGACGTGATCGGCGAGCCCGGCGAGGGCTGGCGGATCGCCATGTCGACGGCGGGCGACGAACGCGGGCTGCGGCTCCGCTCCCCGGGCCGTTTCCTGGCCGCCGCGGACCGGCTGTTCGCCCTGTGGCGCGGCCGGGACAGCCCGGCATGGGCCGCGGACCGGGTGGCGGAAGCGGTGATCGGCGCCCGCGCCTATCAGTTGTTCGCCTACGCCCTCGCCTCCCGCTTCCTCAACGGGGAGGCCATCGGCCCGGAGGCCAGCCTGAACAAGGTCTTCTGGTCCGAGTACGACATCGCGCTGCACGAGACCGCGCTCGATCTCCTGGGCCAGGAGGGCGAGACGGCGGACACGGACTGGTCCGAGGGGTACGTGTTCTCCCTGGCCGGCCCGATCTACGCCGGTACCAACGAGATCCAGCGCGACATCGTCGCCGAGCGCCTGCTCGGCCTGCCGAAGGGCCGCCGCTGA